The Streptomyces sp. NBC_00569 genomic sequence GAGCGCCCTCATCGAAGCAGGTTTCAGTATCCCTTCAGGACCCACAGGCTTGTTCGGGCCGCAGACGAAATCGGCCTACGCTGCCTGGCAACGGTCGATCGGCCTCAACGGCTCGGACGCGGACGGATTCCCCGGCTGCTCCTCCCTGAGGAAACTCGGCGGCACTGCTGGGTTCAGTGTGGATTGTCGGCATACCGGGTCTATCGCCAAGAGTTCCGTCCTGTGCACAAAAAATTCCGGGATCGGTGAGGACAGGGGCATCGCCCGCACGTTTGCGCTCGAGGCGTGCGAGCGAACAGGCGCCCCGACGGAATGGGTCACCGGGGTCGGTAATGGCGCGAACCTGCTCACCCTCATACAGCGGGAGTCGAGTTTCGATACCAACGCGGTGAATCAGAACGACGTGAACGCCACAGGGCCGCGGCAGGTGGACGGAGCAAGACTCAACTGCTCCCGCGGGTATGCGCAGGTGATTCCCGACACCTTCGGCGAAAATCACCAGGCAGGTACGACGAACCGGATCTATGACCCGGTTGCGAACGTCGCTGCTGCCATCAACTACATCTGGCGGAGATACGGAGACATCTCGCGCGTCCAGCAGGCAAATCCGCACCTCCCGCCCCATCCCTATTGAGCTCGTTTGAGGAGTGAGGAGAGAGTCATGCCTGCGCAAGAACCTTTCCCTGGAGCTGCGTTCTTCCATATAGGCCGACGCAGTCCGATCATCACTGCCATGGGGAAACGACTCGTCGCGGAAGGGTGCGGGAAGTACACGACGGGCCCAGGCCCCGAGTGGACCGACACCGACCGCCGGTCCTACGCCGCCTGGCAGCACAAGATTGGCCTCTCGGCGAGTGACGCCGACGGCATACCCGGCCGGCAGTCCTGGGACCGGCTCCACGTCCCGGCGACGAGTGGCGCGGGTGGGCACGTTTCCTCTCCCGTGCCAGGACACACAGTGACAACCTCGTACCACAGGAAGGGACCCCACTGGAGTCTGGGCTACCACACGGGTGCGGACTACGCCGCCGCGAAGGGTACGTCCTGTGTCGCCGTCGTCAGCGGCTCCGTTCGTGCCGGGCAGGATGGCAGCTTCGGCAACTACCTCGTGCTGAGGTCAGGCGGATTCGACTACTGGTACTGCCACCTCTCCCATCGCTACGTCAGCAGTGGTGCCGTTCGAGCCGGGCAACGGGTCGCCCAAGTGGGCTCGACCGGGAACGCCACCGGACCCCACCTGCACTTCGAAAAGCGCCCGGCCGGTGGTCGCTTCGGGTCCGACGTGACTCCCAGCTGGTGACGTCCGGCTGTCAGCCGTCCTTCTTGCTGTCAGCCGTCCTTCTTCTGGGCGGGCTTGGTCCAATCGGGGTCGGCCCAGCGGCCCGGCTCGCTCGGATCGGGCAGATCCGTACGGTACTTGGCATCTCCCGCCAGGCGGAGCCGGACGCTTGTGTGCAGCACGGCGTGCTCGGGTACACGGCGCGCGCGCCGGCCGGCCAGGATCCAGAACGGGCCGTTCGGGTGGATGGCCGCGTCGGCGAACTCCTCGCTCACCGCACACGCCTCGGCGTATGCGCCGGGGCGGAAGACCAGGTCCTGGCAGACTCCATCGGTGATCCACTTGAGGGTGATCGTCGAGAGCAGGGGATTGCCCTTCTCATGGGCGAAGGTGCCGCCGACATCGGAGTGGACACCGGCGAACCAGACCTCCTGCGCCGTGTCGCGCAGCGGCTCCGGCCGACGTTTCACTAGGAACTCGCGGAAGGGTCGCCGCTTCTCGTCGAGGGAAACGGCGTGGCGGATGCGGGCGGCGTTGGGGAGTTGGTGAGTGAAGGGCCACTGCAGATCGCCTAGGCGGAGAATGCCCGCCGCCTTCACAGTGTCCCAGACACCGAGATAGGCGACCGGCACAGCGTAGTGGGAGACCTGCCGCGGATCGTTGCGTTTGACCGCCGCCCACAGCGACTCGCGGTCGGTGCGCCGGCAGAAGGCGTGCGAGAACCGGGCCACCTCCCGCTCGCTTTTGTCGATGTCCTGGTTGAAGGCGTACTTGGCCACCGCGTAGGGGACGAGATTCTCCGAGCCGGCCCGCATGAGTCCAGGCTTGTTGAGCATCCCGACCAGCGCGCGGGCGGTGTAGGCGCCGCGGCTGAAACCGAAGACGTACACGAGATCGCCGGGCTCCCAGTGCTGCATCAAGTACGTGTACGCCTCTGTCAGGTTGGTCCTCAGCCCGGTGCCGAAGGCGAGACCGCACACACGGGATAGCCAGCGGTCGACCGGACCGCGGGCGGCGGCCGACGACATGGTGCCGACGCCGGGGTCGTAATACAGGAGCTGGCGCGTGGGGTCGTCCGCCTCCAGCATTTCGAACAGCCGCACCACGTTGGTGGGGTGGCGGGCGCCGACCTGATTGCTCGTCCCGTCGAGGCAGATGACGATCCTGCGCGGCATATCGGCTCCTCGTCTGGCGGGTCTAGCGGGGGCCTCGGCCGTTCCCGCGCGCCCGGCCCGCGGCCAGGGCGCCGGCCGCGGTGCGTCGTCCGGGGTCAATCTGCTCGGCGAACGCCTGGAGCGCGGCGGAGCTGTTCGGCGGCAGGACCGCCATCAGCCCCTGGTCTTGCGCCTCGGCCAGGGCATCCGCCGCTCCGCTGCCCTCGGGGACGTGCACCAGGCGGACGTGTCCGTCTCCGGAACCCCGCCGGTCCACCGGAGCGACGGCGCCATGGGTACCGTCGGGCAGGGTCACCCACAGCTGGAAGTCGTCGTACCGGACGAAGTCAGCCCCCTTGACGGGCCAGGGGTAGTGGTGCTCACCGGGCACCTTGGGCAGAATCCCCTGGTGGTTGCCGTGGGTCATGGGCACGCACGCATTGAACAGCGAGTCGGTCCACGCCTCCACACCGTCCGCGTCCTTGATCGGGGTGCGCAGCAGTGCGTCGGCCTCCTCGTATCCCAGCTCGGCGAGGGCCGGCAGGGTCAGCGGGAAGGCATCGATGAGTTCGGCCGCCTCCTGCCTGAGCCGGTCGACCTTCACCGGCTCAGCGCAGAACTGCATGCTCCACTCGATGCCCACCCGGGCCCGGTACATCCGCCAGCCGCCCGCTCCCTTGACCCAGAGGCTGCCTCCGTGGTGCATCTCCCAATGCTCGGAGCCGGTGGGCCGGGACCCGTACGGCAGATCCGCGTCGCTGATCTCGTCGAGAATCTTGTGCGCCGTCTTCTTCGCGGCGCGGAAGAACGACGACTCGAAGCGCTTGGGGTGCTCAACCAGCCGTATCTTCCAGGGATGGTTCTCCGACTCGATCCCGCCGGGCTTGAGCGAGTCGGGAATCGCAGACGATGCAAGGGAACTGGCTCGGGCCATGTCCGACCTCCACGTGCCGACCGCGGTCCGTGTCCGGCCCACGGTGCCGAGTGCCCCCGTCTTCATCGTCCGCCAGCGGTCGGAGGTACGCCAACCCGAGCAGCAATGAACCAGCAGTGGTTCGTTGGACCGGGTTGTAGAGATCGAGAGTTCTGCCGCTGCCGACGATGTTGATCAGTTCCCAGATGGCCTGACAGTGCGTCAGGATCGAGTGGCGGCTCAGCAGGTGAAAGGACCGGCTTGGTGGTGCTCAGCGCCGACCCGTCTGAAGCCCACTCCCAAGATCGCCACGGTCCCGCTCGTCCTGGCCACCGAGAAGAACCTCGACCGCGCACCGCTGTACTGCCCCTGAGGTCTCTGCCCGTCGGATCCGATGCGGCCCTGGAGTGATGTGGATACCCTGGAATAGAAGGATTGACGAGCATCTGAGACGCATGCAGGAGCGATGCAATGGACCTGCTGCCGGTCGAGATCAAGGTCAACATCGAGGGCGACGTGGCGGGGGCACTGTCAGCTCTCGGTGGTTCGCACAGCGCGCTGACAACGCGTCGGATCTGGTTCGCCGAGGACCGGGACGGTGTCGCCGAAGGGCGGGTGCAACTGCTGGACGACGGTGTGATCGTGCGGTTCAGGATCGGTGGCGGTCGGGACGACCTGACCGTCAAGTTGCGTCCGTGCACCCGGGAGCAGCTGGTCGGCCGGTTCACGACCCAATTCGAGACCACGCCGTTCACGTACCGAATCGAGGAGGACTGGTCGCAGGACCGCAGGGCGTTGGCTGCCTCCTTGGTGCACGATCACCCGCCGGGCGCACTGTCCGGCGCGGTGGAGCCCGGCGCCGATGCCGCCGCGCCGATCGACGAGGTGCAGGATCAGTTCCTACACGCCTGCGCCCCCGCCGTGCGACTCAACGGGCTGGTCGCGCTGGGCCCGGTCTTCTCGACGAAGGCCGACGATGTCACGCTCGAAGACCTGGACGTCGACATGGAGGCGTGGTCGGTCGCCGGACTGGAGTTCCTGGAGGTTTCGATCCGGGTGAAGCCCAAGGACGGGGACGATGCTGCGGAATTCACGGCGCGGGCCGAGCGCAAGCAGCGGAAGCTGGCGGAGACGGTGCGGGAGCGAGGGGTGACGCTCTCCGAGCACCCCGAGAGTAAGACCCGGCGCGTCCTCACTGCGCTGGCGGAGGCCGGGCGGCGCTGACGCATTACCGGCGACGGTTCCGGGCCGGGCCATAGGGCCTCGACGAGGGCCAAGCCTCGTCCGTGTTCTTCCTCAGGGCGCGCCTTTCGTGCGACGGGTGTTCCAAACGGTCCCTGGTCGCTGCCGGTCACAATGGCCTCAGTGGCGGTGACGGACACGGTGATCTCGATACTCCGACTCACTGTGTGGACCACCGCGTTGGTGACGAGCTCACTGACGATGAGCCGCAGAGCCTCGACGATGTCGTCGTCGATCTGCCACTCCCGCACAGCATCGACCGCGTGCGCGCGGGCGTGGGCCACGCGAGGCGGCCATCGATCACGACGGACTTCCCTCCAGCGAGGAGTCTTGGCAGGTATCCCCGGTGCGCACCGGGCGACGACCGGCCACGGACGGCTTCCAGGCATCGGCAGGCGTGGGTGGCAGAACGGGAGGGTCTGCCGGTCGGGCAGGGTCGGGTGGCGGAGCGGGCATGTGCCGCAGCCCTCGCAGCGGCGAGCAGGCCAGCACCGCGACGGGCACAACCAGCAGGACGGCGCCCCCGATCAGAGTGGGCCGTACACCGAGCCATGTCCCGAATCCGCCGGCGAGTAGCGCGGCTACTGGTCGCGCTCCGGAGGTCAGCCAGGTGCTCACGGCTTGCATGCGGGCCTGCATGGCGGACGCGGTGATGATCTGGCGGATCGCAGGCCAAGGGCCTGCGTGATGCCAGCGACTGCCTGGCACAGCAGAAGGCCGACGGTCGCACGACGGTCGACCCGCCAGGCGAGAGCCACCGAGCGGTGCACCAACTGCGGCACGCGCTTGGCCATGTCGCGCATCCGAATGGAGCGGCCGGCCGCTTCGCGACTGCCAGTCAGGTCCACATACCGCATCTGCGGCTCTGGTGCGGTCGTCGAAGCGGGGCCCGGCTCTAATCCAGGAGGAGAGTCGGCAGTCGGGCCGTTCTGCGCTTCGCCAGTCGGCATCGCGGGCGGGGCTGCCCGTGGAGTGGTACGCGGTCCCGGGACACTGTCAGCTGACGCATCGGCGGACTCGCTCATACCGCCCATCCCGTACCCGGCGTTGCTGCGCGGCGGGTGACGGCGTCAACCCTCCGTGCATTGAAGCTGATCATGCCCTCTGCGGGCCGCCAATGTTCGAATCCAAGAGGCCGATACGCGAGGGCGAAGACAGGATTCATGGCGTCCTCCATCTGGGCGCTTCGGTGGCACTGGTGCTCTAAGAACGGCGCCGATGGAGGTCCGTAACGGCCGCCCCAGGGGCAGATCGTGGACAGATGTTCAATTCGGGAGTGGTGGCCGGTCCAGCTGCGACCTGAAGGGGCTGATGATGACTCGAACGCCCTCATCACCCGTCCGTGGTCTTGTCTGGGCAGAACCGTATGGGCGGTGGGACGGAAGACGCTTGCCCGTGAAACGCCTGCCGCCTGCGCTCCACGTACCGCTCTGAGCTTTTCCCTTCGGCGTGCCCTTCTGGTGAGTAGCGTTCGCGCGCCCTGCCGCCGCCGGGCAGACGGAAAACCGCACTCACTCAAACGTGGACAACACCATCACTCCACTGCCAGTGGAAGACATCCCCCTGCTGGGCCAGGGCGTTCTGGTCGCTCATCCCGATTCCCTCCTCTTGACTCCGGCATCGAGGTCCCATGGTGACGGCCTAAATGGGCGAGCTCACCAGTACCTTGGCCGGTCATCGGGAGCGGCTGCGGACGTGGACGAGAGACTGCGGCGAAGTAATCCGCCCGGGGCGCGTGAGCATGCCGGGTCGATCCGATCGCGCAGGGCCGGGATCGGGTCGTGCCAGCCGCCGTTGTGGCGCAGCAGCTCGGCGTGGGACGTCGGCGGGCCGTTGGTTCCGGGACCACGGCGGTGGCGTTGAGGACGCCGTCGTGTGCCGTTGGTACAGCTGAAGGCGGGCGGGATCGGCCACTGGCGGCCAACGGACCAGCTGCCGGAGGAGGCGCGGAAAGAGCGGGCCTCGGCAGGCGAAACTAGACTGGAGAAGATTCATGTCCATCGGCCCCGACGCAAGCGGGTAATCCTGATGGCCGAACACATACGACTGGCAGACGTAAAGGCTGGCGCCTCCCGCGGCAGGCCGTCACCAGCGGGGCCCCAGGCGGACGAGCGGGAACAGCGGCCGGACGGGCTCGCGCGGCTGATCGCGTCCGGCGCCGGGAACCGTGCCGTCGGCGCGTACCTGAACCGAGAGGCGCGGGGGGCCCGCACCGCGCGGGACGCTTCCTCGTCCGACGGGCACGTGCTCGACCCGTCGCTGCGGGCGGAGATGGAATCGCATCTCGGCGCCGATCTGTCCGGGGTCCGGCTTCACACCTCCCCCGCAGCGACGGCATCGGCGAACGCCCTGCGCGCCAGGGCCTACGCGGTCGGGCAGGACATCGTCTTCGGGCCGGGCGAGTACCGGCCCGAGCACGCCGCGGGCCGGGCGCTGATCGCCCATGAGCTGACCCACACGGTCCAGCAGGCTCTTGGCGGGGCCGCTCCCGCCGGCTCGGACAGCCATGAACGGGTGGCCGGTGACAGTTCTTCCCGCTGGGCCGACGGGCTCGGCCCGGCCCCGGTCAGCCAGGGCTCGGCCATCGGCATCGCCCGGGCGCCTCAGACCGCCGTGGTGGCCTCGACGCCGGCGACCCAGACCGTCTCGGGCGGCGTCGGCGGTTTCGACAACCCCCTGACCAGCAGGGAAAGGGCCCAGATCAGGCGGCAGATCGCTCAGGGGAAGAAGCTCAACTCGAGCATGAAGAACCGACTGCGCTCGGACGCGAGATACCAGTGGCGCACGGCGACGATGGGGAAGGGCTTGCAACCCGGTGCGGGGTATCAAGTGCACCACATCACCCCCCTGGAATTCGCGCACCGGTTCCCAACCAGGTTTCCCAACGACCCCAGCAATCTGGTCTTGATGGAGAACGTCGCCCATAACCGATGGCACAAGATGATCAATGATCAAGTCCGCAGCAAAGGCGGAAACCTCTCCCTCAAGGACCTGAGGGACGTCCAGAAGAACACGGTGCCTTTCAACGAGGGCGACGTCTTCGTCATCGGCGAGAAGGGGAAGGTCGTTCCGGCTGGAGCGAGCAGTCCCGCTCCCGCATCCAAGGCGGGCAAGGCGGCTGCCTCGAAGCCCAAGGGGGGAGGCGCCTCCAAACCGGTCACACCCAAGTCACCCGCGGCGTCCAAGGCCGCCAAAGTCGCCAAGGCCGCCCCGTCCCTCAAGCCGCAGAAAGCGACCGGGCCGCAGACCCCCGCACCGGCTCCGGCCGGGAAGGCCGGAACGGGAACGGCCGAGGCAACGCCACTCAAGGAGGCGGGCGCGGGCGGGGCGGCGGCACCCAAGGCGGGCGCGGCCGGCGAAGCAGCGCCGTCCAAGGCGGGCCCTGTGGGCGAGGCGGCGGCACCCAAGGCGGGCGGGGTCGGCGAGGCAGCAGCACCCAAGGCGGTGGGCAAGACGTCCGTGACGCCCGGAGCCGTCCCCAAGGTCGGCCGCGGCAAAGGCCCTTCCTTCGTCGAGGGTTTGGCAGGGCACCTGGGGGTCGCCTTCGACCTGATCCAGGCCGTTCCGGAGGTCCTGGAGGAAATCGCCAGGGAGAAGCCCGAATGGTTCCCCGAAGGGGCTCACGTGCAATTCCACCAGGTCGACGAGAACAAGCTGTTCAATCCCAGCACGTTCGACCAAGGATATCGGAGTACCGGCTACTCCGTCGACAAGGTGAACGGCGAGATGATCTACCACGACTCGACGGGCGCGCGGGTGACGAGAGAGGAGGCGTTGAAGCCACCGGCCAGGATCCCGTACGACCCCAACCGCTGGGATCCCGCCACAGGCGCCTGAACGCACCGCGTGGCCCCGCCACCCACCCCACGCGTCTGTTCCGGTACACCGACGACCTCGACGCTGGGTGGTCGAGGAGAGCCTCGGGCTGGACGTGCGCTCGGCGGGCGACTCGAACTCTCGGTCACCGCTGGGCTTTCCACCGGAGCGCGTCACCCGGCACCCGACGCGAAGTCCGGGGGCATGACGCCTGTCCTTTCCCCCGACGGCCGTGACCGTCCGCGTCGGTGAGCGCGATGCCATGGAGGAGGCGCCTGCCAGTCGTACGTCCGCCGGACCGACAACCCACGTTTCAGGGGTTCTTCGCCGCCGGGGAGGGCGTGGCGGCCGAGAAGACGGAAGCCGTTGTGGAGGTCGTCGACGGCGCGTTGGGCGACGCGGTCCGGGGTGACGCGGACGGCTAGGTCGCGGGCGGCCACCGTCGGAGGATGGGTGAGGGCGGCGACGCGGCCCGCGCGGACGGCGATGGCCTCGGTGCGGGCGCAGCGGCCTGCCTGAACTCACAGTGCCGCCTACCGAACGGCCTCTTCCCTGCGACTTGACAGCAACACGAATTGACATATCACCAGAGCGCACTTTAGGTAGATATATACCATTTATCAGGCAATCTGGACAAAGCCCTGAAGCAAAGACCCTCTTCTGAGGAGTCTCACGTGTCCGAAGTCCTGACCCCTCCCCATTCTGTGGTGGGTTCCCCACTGCTTTTGGCGCTCTCACGCCTGGACGGCCTTTTGGCGCAGGCGGTCGACGCCCTGGCAAGCAGTTGGGCGGCGGAGACGGCGGCCGATGCGTTTCCAGGCCTGCACGTCAGCGCCTCTCAGGCACGGCACCTGCTCCAACTGCCCCCGGGCCGCCCCTTGCTGGAAGCGCCCGCGGCCCGGGATCCCCGGCCCGGATGGGATCGCATCACATCCGACCACGCGGGATGGCTGTGGCTACGAACGCGCTACGGCCTGTCAGATCTCGAACTCGACGTGGCGCTGATGGCACTGGCACCCGAGGTGGACCTCCGTTACGAACGCCTCTATGCCTATCTCCAGGACGACGTGAGTCGCAAGCGTCCCCTGGTCGGACTGGCCTTGGACCTGCTGGCCAACACCGCCGACGGGCGGCTGGCTTCCCGTGGGGTCTTCGCGCCCGAGGCACCGCTGACCGCGCACCGCCTTGTGACCCTCGTCCCCGACCCTCGGGCCATCCATCCTCCCTTGCTCGCGCACTTCATGGTGCTGGACGAGCAGATCACCGACGTGCTGCTGGGTCAGAGCGGACTGGATCGCAGGCTCGCCGACTGCTGCCGGCTGGAGACTCCCCAAGCCGCGTCGGACCCCGATGCGG encodes the following:
- a CDS encoding DUF2235 domain-containing protein, with translation MPRRIVICLDGTSNQVGARHPTNVVRLFEMLEADDPTRQLLYYDPGVGTMSSAAARGPVDRWLSRVCGLAFGTGLRTNLTEAYTYLMQHWEPGDLVYVFGFSRGAYTARALVGMLNKPGLMRAGSENLVPYAVAKYAFNQDIDKSEREVARFSHAFCRRTDRESLWAAVKRNDPRQVSHYAVPVAYLGVWDTVKAAGILRLGDLQWPFTHQLPNAARIRHAVSLDEKRRPFREFLVKRRPEPLRDTAQEVWFAGVHSDVGGTFAHEKGNPLLSTITLKWITDGVCQDLVFRPGAYAEACAVSEEFADAAIHPNGPFWILAGRRARRVPEHAVLHTSVRLRLAGDAKYRTDLPDPSEPGRWADPDWTKPAQKKDG
- a CDS encoding transglycosylase SLT domain-containing protein, coding for MVSLSNVRFGKTNNDVKALQSALIEAGFSIPSGPTGLFGPQTKSAYAAWQRSIGLNGSDADGFPGCSSLRKLGGTAGFSVDCRHTGSIAKSSVLCTKNSGIGEDRGIARTFALEACERTGAPTEWVTGVGNGANLLTLIQRESSFDTNAVNQNDVNATGPRQVDGARLNCSRGYAQVIPDTFGENHQAGTTNRIYDPVANVAAAINYIWRRYGDISRVQQANPHLPPHPY
- a CDS encoding eCIS core domain-containing protein produces the protein MPLVQLKAGGIGHWRPTDQLPEEARKERASAGETRLEKIHVHRPRRKRVILMAEHIRLADVKAGASRGRPSPAGPQADEREQRPDGLARLIASGAGNRAVGAYLNREARGARTARDASSSDGHVLDPSLRAEMESHLGADLSGVRLHTSPAATASANALRARAYAVGQDIVFGPGEYRPEHAAGRALIAHELTHTVQQALGGAAPAGSDSHERVAGDSSSRWADGLGPAPVSQGSAIGIARAPQTAVVASTPATQTVSGGVGGFDNPLTSRERAQIRRQIAQGKKLNSSMKNRLRSDARYQWRTATMGKGLQPGAGYQVHHITPLEFAHRFPTRFPNDPSNLVLMENVAHNRWHKMINDQVRSKGGNLSLKDLRDVQKNTVPFNEGDVFVIGEKGKVVPAGASSPAPASKAGKAAASKPKGGGASKPVTPKSPAASKAAKVAKAAPSLKPQKATGPQTPAPAPAGKAGTGTAEATPLKEAGAGGAAAPKAGAAGEAAPSKAGPVGEAAAPKAGGVGEAAAPKAVGKTSVTPGAVPKVGRGKGPSFVEGLAGHLGVAFDLIQAVPEVLEEIAREKPEWFPEGAHVQFHQVDENKLFNPSTFDQGYRSTGYSVDKVNGEMIYHDSTGARVTREEALKPPARIPYDPNRWDPATGA
- a CDS encoding DUF6424 family protein; its protein translation is MARASSLASSAIPDSLKPGGIESENHPWKIRLVEHPKRFESSFFRAAKKTAHKILDEISDADLPYGSRPTGSEHWEMHHGGSLWVKGAGGWRMYRARVGIEWSMQFCAEPVKVDRLRQEAAELIDAFPLTLPALAELGYEEADALLRTPIKDADGVEAWTDSLFNACVPMTHGNHQGILPKVPGEHHYPWPVKGADFVRYDDFQLWVTLPDGTHGAVAPVDRRGSGDGHVRLVHVPEGSGAADALAEAQDQGLMAVLPPNSSAALQAFAEQIDPGRRTAAGALAAGRARGNGRGPR